Sequence from the Gammaproteobacteria bacterium genome:
GAACGACGACGGGCAACGGCAGCTCCCACTTGGCTTCGGCCACCGCGCCGACGACTTCGCTCCACGAGACCGTGCGCCGCACGAGGGCCGTGCGGTTGCGCCAGTAGCTGTAGGCGCAAAGCAAAAGGACCATCAGAATGCCGGGCAAGATCCCGGCGACGAACAGGTCCTCGATCGACGCGCCGGCCACGACGCCGTAGAGGATCAGCGGCAGCGACGGCGCGAACAGAAGACCGAGGCTTCCCGACGCCGTCACTAGGCCGAGGCTGAATCGCGTGTCGTAGCCCGCCTCGACGAGCGCGGGAAAGAGCAGCGCTCCGAGCGCGATGATCGTCACGCCCGACGCCCCTGTGAACGCGGTGAAGAGCGCGCACGCGGCGAGCGAGATCATCGCGAGCCCGCCCGGCAGCCATCCGAGCAGCGCCTGAGACAGGCGCACGAGGCGATGCGGCGCGCGCCCTTCGCTCAGCAGAAATCCGGCGAAAGTGAACAGCGGGATCGCCACGAGCACCGGTGTCTCGGCGAGGCCGAAGAACTCGATCGCGACCACGCTGAGATCGACGTCCTCGCTCGCGAAGCCGAGCATCGCCCCGGCGGCGATCAGCGCGAAGAGCGGCGCGCCGAGCAGTCCGAGGAGCACGAGAGCGCCGGCCGCAGCCACCGCCCTACCCCGCTTCCCGGCCCGAGCCGAGCGCCCGCAGGAGATAGCGGTACGCGATCAGCGCGAAGCCGACCGGCAGGATCAGCTGAAACCACCAAGCGGGCAAGTTGCCGAGCAGCTCGTCGCCGAACTCCCGCGAATCACTCACGAAGGTCCACGAGTACCATGCGAGGAGGCCGCACACGCCCGACGTGAACAGGTTGCGCACGACGGAAGCGACCACGCGCAGACGCGGAGGCAGCAGACGCGTGACGACGTCGATCGCGATGTGCCGGCAGTCGCGGCTCGCGGCGATCGCGCCGAGGAGCGCGAGCCACAACACGATCAGCCGCGTCAGCCCATCGGCCCAGACGACACCGGTGGAAAACACGTCGCGCAGGACGATCTGGCCGGTGGACAGCAGGATCAGGGCGACGAGGCAGAGCACGAGCAGCGCATTCTCGACATGGCGCCCGACCTCGCCCGCGCGCCGCCACCACGAATGACGCGACTGCCGGCTCAATGCCCGGCCCGACCTTCCGATCGACTCGACGACGGCCTCCGTCCGGCGAAGCGCCGCTCGAGCACGCTCCTACTTCCCCGTGCTCGACGACCGGCGGTACTCGGCAAGCAGCCCGAGCAGGCGGTCGAGCAGCGCGGCATCCACGTCGGCGCGGCTCTCGAGCTCCGGATACAGCGACTGGATCGTCGCCCGGATGTCGTCGAGACCCGCTTGCTCGACTCGAACGATCTCCACGCCCGAGCTCTCGAGGACCTCCCGCGCCCGGCGGTTGTCCTCGCGCGCCGCCTCGTCGAGCCGCCGGACGGTGTCGCCGACGACCTCCGCGAAAATGCGTTGGTCGGCCGCGTCGAGGCGCGAGTACGCGCGGCGATCGAAGGCGACCACGCCCATCGAGTACGAAACCGGCAGATCGGTCATGTACCGCACCGCCGTGTGCCACTGGAGGACGAGCGCGGCGACCGGCGACGCGGCGACGATGTCGAGCAGCCCCGTCTGCAGCCCGGTGAGCA
This genomic interval carries:
- a CDS encoding TRAP transporter large permease subunit; the encoded protein is MAAAGALVLLGLLGAPLFALIAAGAMLGFASEDVDLSVVAIEFFGLAETPVLVAIPLFTFAGFLLSEGRAPHRLVRLSQALLGWLPGGLAMISLAACALFTAFTGASGVTIIALGALLFPALVEAGYDTRFSLGLVTASGSLGLLFAPSLPLILYGVVAGASIEDLFVAGILPGILMVLLLCAYSYWRNRTALVRRTVSWSEVVGAVAEAKWELPLPVVVLGGIYSGYFAVSEAAAVTVLYVMIVELVVLREIPWRELPRIVRESMVLVGAILTILGMSLASTNYMIDTGVPQRLFELSSQFVAGPKTFLLALLVFLLILGAILDIFSAIVLVVPLIVPVALQYGVHPIHLGIVFLGAMELGYLTPPVGLNLFIASHRFDKDIVQIYLATVPFLLVLLGSVVVITYLPALSLALLE
- a CDS encoding TRAP transporter small permease yields the protein MSRQSRHSWWRRAGEVGRHVENALLVLCLVALILLSTGQIVLRDVFSTGVVWADGLTRLIVLWLALLGAIAASRDCRHIAIDVVTRLLPPRLRVVASVVRNLFTSGVCGLLAWYSWTFVSDSREFGDELLGNLPAWWFQLILPVGFALIAYRYLLRALGSGREAG